One genomic segment of Hevea brasiliensis isolate MT/VB/25A 57/8 chromosome 3, ASM3005281v1, whole genome shotgun sequence includes these proteins:
- the LOC110655006 gene encoding glutathione S-transferase L3, with product MALLDKSVPENLPPVLDATADQPPLFDGTTRLYTAYTCPFAQRVWITRNYKGLQDKIHLVPLNLQSRPSWYGEKVYSVNRVPALEHNGKIIGESLDLIKYLDSNFEGQSLLPDDPAKKEFAEELFSYTDTFNKTVFTSFKGDVAKEAGSAFNYLENALHKFDDGPFLLGQFSLVDIAYIPFVERFQIFLSEVFKYDITAGRPKLAAWIEEINKLGAYKQTKTDPKELVEFYKKRILGQ from the exons ATGGC tttattaGATAAGAGCGTGCCAGAGAATTTGCCTCCGGTGTTGGATGCCACTGCAGACCAACCTCCACTCTTCGACGGAACCACAag GCTGTACACTGCATACACATGTCCATTTGCACAGCGTGTGTGGATCACTAGGAACTATAAG GGATTACAAGACAAAATCCACCTTGTTCCTTTAAACCTTCAAAGTAGGCCTTCTTGGTATGGGGAGAAAGTTTACTCTGTTAATAGG GTGCCAGCTTTGGAACACAATGGCAAAATCATTGGGGAGAGTCTTGATTTGATTAAATACCTTGATAGCAACTTTGAAGGACAATCTCTTCTTCCTGAT GATCCTGCTAAAAAGGAGTTTGCTGAAGAGTTATTTTCCTATACTGATACATTTAACAAAACTGTGTTTACTTCATTTAAGGGAGATGTGGCAAAAGAAGCTG GTTCTGCTTTTAATTACTTGGAAAATGCTCTTCACAAATTTGATGATGGCCCATTCTTGCTTGGCCAATTCAGTTTG GTGGATATAGCCTAtataccatttgttgaaagaTTCCAAATCTTCTTGTCAGAGGTATTCAAATATGATATCACTGCAGGCAGGCCTAAACTTGCTGCTTGGATTGAG GAGATAAACAAGCTTGGGGCTTACAAGCAGACAAAAACAGATCCTAAAGAGCTTGTTGAATTTTACAAGAAGCGAATTCTG GGTCAGTAA